A single Populus nigra chromosome 13, ddPopNigr1.1, whole genome shotgun sequence DNA region contains:
- the LOC133670732 gene encoding pentatricopeptide repeat-containing protein At5g40400 produces the protein MNRVSIRILKISKTFASNAQNHTLTKNLVPSSSSSSLQTIQNSNTISLSNPLYSFLPENQNPNNFVNLIYSSLKRDNTHLTLLQNDDIKGLIHHLGANEISRVLLRCQSDSVSALTFFNWVKNDLGLKPSTLNYCLILHVLAWSKEFEQAMKFLTELILLVKDTDEDVFQCLFLCCQDCNWDPIIFDLLLKAYVKTGMIKEGFRTFMQILEVGYVPSVIACNYLLNGLLKSNHIHLCWHVYGEMGRVGVIPNSYTFNILTHLFCKDGDIDKMNDFLEKMEEEGFEPDIVTYNTLINGYCGRGRLSDAFYLYRIMYRRCVLPDLVSYTALMNGLCKEGRVREAHQLLHRMVHRGLNPDVVSYNTLICGYCKEGKMLESKSLLYEMIGNGIFPDSFTCRVLIQGYRKEGWLISALNLVVELEKFGVSISPDIYDYLVASLCEEDRPFAAKTLLERMSQRGYIPHVEIYNKLIESLCKGDCVADALSLKAEMVVGNINPNLLTYKALIRCLCRMGRSIEAEKLMEEMLHSGLQPDPEICRAMIHGYCREKDAGKAESLLVLFAKEFQIFDSESYSTLVRIVCEDGDVAKFMELQERMLKVGFAPNSLTCKYMIDGLRKNMGLVKEKLILE, from the coding sequence ATGAATAGAGTGTCAATCAGAATccttaaaatctcaaaaacctTTGCATCTAATGCACAAAACCACACACTTACTAAGAATTTAgtaccttcttcttcttcttcttctcttcaaacAATACAAAACTCCAACACCATCTCTCTCTCAAACCCACTTTACAGTTTCCTCCCTGAAAATCAAAACCCCAACAACTTTGTCAATCTCATTTACTCCTCTCTCAAACGAGACAACACCCATTTAACCCTTCTTCAAAATGATGACATAAAGGGGCTTATTCATCATCTGGGTGCCAATGAAATCTCTAGGGTTTTATTGAGATGCCAGTCCGATTCCGTTTCAGCTCTCACTTTCTTTAACTGGGTCAAAAATGATCTGGGTCTCAAACCCTCTACTCTTAACTATTGTCTTATTCTTCATGTGTTAGCTTGGTCTAAAGAATTTGAACAAGCTATGAAATTCTTAACTGAATTGATTCTGTTGGTTAAAGATACTGATGAAGATGTGtttcaatgtttgtttttgtgttgtcAAGACTGTAATTGGGACcctattatatttgatttgttactCAAGGCTTATGTGAAAACGGGTATGATTAAAGAAGGTTTTAGGACTTTTATGCAGATTTTAGAGGTTGGTTATGTTCCTAGTGTGATTGCTTGCAATTATCTTCTGAATGGGTTGTTAAAGTCGAATCATATCCATCTTTGCTGGCATGTTTATGGAGAGATGGGAAGAGTTGGTGTTATCCCGAATTCATATACATTTAATATTCTGACCCATCTATTTTGCAAGGATGGAGATATCGATAAGATGAATGATTTCTTGGAGAAGATGGAGGAAGAGGGCTTTGAGCCAGATATAGTGACATATAATACGCTGATTAATGGCTACTGTGGAAGAGGAAGATTGAGTGATGCGTTTTATTTGTACAGGATAATGTATAGAAGGTGTGTCTTGCCAGATTTGGTTTCATATACTGCATTAATGAATGGCCTTTGTAAAGAAGGAAGGGTGAGAGAGGCTCACCAACTCCTTCATAGAATGGTTCACAGAGGGTTGAATCCAGATGTTGTTTCATATAATACTCTTATTTGTGGTTATTGCAAGGAAGGAAAGATGCTAGAGTCTAAGTCATTGTTGTATGAGATGATAGGAAATGGGATTTTCCCCGATAGTTTTACTTGTCGGGTTCTTATTCAAGGATACAGGAAAGAGGGTTGGTTAATTTCCGCTTTGAATTTGGTTGTGGAGCTTGAGAAATTTGGTGTTTCAATCTCACCAGATATTTATGATTATCTAGTTGCTTCTTTATGTGAAGAGGATAGACCGTTTGCAGCAAAGACTCTTCTGGAAAGAATGTCTCAGCGTGGTTATATACCTCATGTGGAAATCTATAATAAACTCATCGAGTCTCTCTGCAAAGGTGATTGTGTAGCAGATGCATTATCTCTAAAAGCTGAGATGGTTGTTGGGAACATAAACCCAAATCTTCTTACCTATAAAGCCCTCATCCGCTGCTTGTGTAGAATGGGCAGAAGTATAGAGGCTGAAAAGTTGATGGAAGAAATGCTTCATTCTGGTTTGCAACCTGATCCAGAAATATGCAGAGCCATGATACATGGGTACTGCAGAGAAAAGGATGCTGGCAAAGCAGAATCGTTATTGGTATTGTTTGCCAAGGAATTTCAAATTTTTGATAGTGAGAGTTATAGTACACTTGTCAGAATTGTTTGTGAAGATGGTGATGTGGCCAAGTTCATGGAGCTGCAAGAACGGATGCTGAAAGTTGGATTTGCACCAAATAGCCTAACTTGCAAATACATGATTGATGGCTTAAGGAAAAATATGGGGCTGGTCAAAGAAAAACTTATCCTTGAATGA